The following coding sequences lie in one Pseudomonadota bacterium genomic window:
- a CDS encoding peroxiredoxin, translated as MDRFVPDVVFKTRVRDEAVGGANPFRWQDRTTDELFKGKRVVLFALPGAFTPTCSSTHLPGYEELFDQLRAQGVDSVICLAVNDAFVMFKWGKDLGTSKVFLLPDGSGEFTRKMGMLVAKDNLGFGQRSWRYSMVVNDKKIEKMFVEAGFSDNCGSDPFEVSDAKTMLAYLKSTK; from the coding sequence ATGGACCGTTTTGTTCCCGATGTCGTCTTCAAGACCCGCGTGCGTGACGAGGCCGTCGGCGGAGCGAATCCCTTCCGCTGGCAGGATCGCACCACCGACGAGCTCTTCAAGGGCAAGCGCGTCGTGCTCTTCGCGCTGCCAGGCGCCTTCACGCCGACCTGCTCATCGACCCATCTGCCGGGCTACGAGGAGCTCTTCGACCAGCTTCGCGCGCAGGGCGTGGACAGCGTGATCTGCCTCGCGGTCAACGACGCCTTCGTGATGTTCAAGTGGGGTAAGGATCTCGGGACCAGCAAGGTCTTCCTGCTGCCCGATGGCTCCGGTGAGTTCACGCGCAAGATGGGCATGCTGGTGGCCAAGGACAACCTCGGCTTCGGCCAGCGCTCCTGGCGCTACTCGATGGTGGTCAACGACAAGAAGATCGAGAAGATGTTCGTCGAGGCCGGCTTCAGCGACAACTGCGGCAGCGATCCCTTCGAGGTCTCGGACGCCAAGACGATGCTGGCGTACCTCAAGTCCACGAAGTAA
- a CDS encoding 1,4-dihydroxy-2-naphthoate polyprenyltransferase produces the protein MSLPGSSLGSAGSSPGPSGWRLWWLAARPRTFGAAISPVLVGSGLAAAAGAAHWPSALAALLAALLLQIGANLANDYSDWRRGADTAARLGPPRVTQQGWVAPRRVMLAAALVFAAAAVVGSYLVWRGGWPIVAIGLAGILCGLTYTGGPLPFGYLGLGDLVVALFFGPVAVGGTALVQAQRWLPGLGWAAIGPGALCTAILVVNNLRDRQTDAQAGKRTLAVRWGARACRLEYALLLALAFLAPPVAVALDRLPPGVLWVGLAAPAALLELRRVSRRDGAALNPSLGGTARLALLYGALFALGAQW, from the coding sequence ATGAGCCTCCCCGGGTCTTCCCTCGGCAGCGCCGGGTCGAGCCCCGGGCCCAGCGGCTGGCGCCTGTGGTGGCTGGCGGCGCGCCCACGCACCTTCGGCGCGGCGATCAGCCCGGTGCTCGTCGGCAGCGGCTTGGCGGCCGCCGCCGGCGCGGCGCATTGGCCCTCGGCGCTGGCCGCGCTGCTCGCCGCGTTGCTGCTGCAGATCGGCGCCAACCTGGCCAATGACTACTCCGATTGGCGGCGTGGGGCGGACACCGCGGCGCGGCTCGGTCCGCCGCGCGTGACCCAACAGGGCTGGGTCGCGCCTCGGCGGGTGATGCTGGCGGCGGCCCTGGTCTTCGCCGCCGCCGCGGTCGTCGGCAGCTACCTCGTCTGGCGCGGCGGCTGGCCGATCGTCGCCATCGGCCTGGCGGGGATCCTCTGCGGCCTGACCTACACCGGGGGCCCCTTGCCCTTCGGCTATCTTGGGCTCGGCGACCTGGTGGTCGCGCTCTTCTTCGGTCCCGTGGCGGTCGGCGGGACGGCGCTCGTGCAGGCCCAGCGCTGGCTGCCGGGGCTGGGCTGGGCGGCGATCGGGCCCGGGGCCCTCTGTACGGCGATCCTCGTGGTCAACAACCTGCGCGATCGGCAGACCGATGCGCAGGCCGGCAAGCGCACCCTCGCCGTGCGCTGGGGGGCGCGCGCCTGCCGCCTGGAGTATGCGCTGCTGCTGGCCCTCGCCTTCCTGGCGCCGCCGGTCGCGGTGGCCCTCGATCGCCTCCCGCCCGGGGTGCTATGGGTTGGCCTGGCGGCCCCCGCCGCCCTGCTAGAGCTGCGGCGCGTGTCTCGCCGCGACGGCGCGGCACTCAACCCTAGCCTCGGTGGGACAGCGCGCCTGGCGCTGTTGTATGGTGCGCTCTTCGCCCTTGGAGCCCAGTGGTGA
- a CDS encoding ubiquinone/menaquinone biosynthesis methyltransferase has protein sequence MFDGIAARYDLLNRLMSLGLDRRWRRQLVRAVLGEGSSPATVLDLATGTADVALALLAADTQVRVVGLDPSARMLAQGARKPAAQGARAAGRLQLTRGDALRLPFGAASFGGCCVAFGIRNVPDRLAALCELRRVTRPGGIVAVLELGEPRQGFLAPLARWHVQRVVPVLGAWLSGAREYRYLQRSMAAFPAPAEFLGLLTKAGLQEPRCRRMGLGSVHLFTARVAGQDPTLS, from the coding sequence ATGTTCGACGGCATCGCCGCGCGCTACGACCTGCTCAATCGCCTGATGAGCCTCGGTCTCGACCGCCGCTGGCGCCGGCAGCTCGTGCGCGCGGTGCTCGGCGAGGGCAGCAGCCCAGCGACCGTGCTCGACCTGGCCACGGGTACGGCCGACGTGGCCCTGGCGCTCCTCGCTGCCGACACCCAGGTTCGTGTCGTCGGCCTCGACCCCAGCGCGCGCATGCTGGCGCAGGGCGCCCGCAAGCCGGCAGCGCAGGGCGCCCGTGCCGCGGGCCGGCTGCAGCTGACGCGCGGTGATGCACTGCGGCTGCCCTTTGGCGCGGCGAGCTTTGGCGGCTGCTGCGTCGCCTTCGGGATCCGCAATGTGCCGGACCGGCTGGCCGCGCTCTGCGAGCTGCGGCGTGTCACCCGCCCCGGGGGTATCGTCGCCGTGCTCGAGCTCGGCGAGCCGCGCCAGGGTTTCTTGGCCCCGCTGGCGCGCTGGCACGTGCAGCGCGTCGTCCCCGTGCTGGGCGCCTGGCTCTCGGGCGCGCGCGAATACCGCTATCTGCAGCGCTCGATGGCAGCCTTTCCCGCTCCGGCCGAGTTCCTTGGCCTGCTCACCAAAGCGGGCCTGCAAGAGCCTCGCTGCAGGCGGATGGGCCTCGGCTCGGTGCACCTCTTCACGGCGCGCGTCGCGGGGCAGGACCCAACGTTGTCCTGA
- a CDS encoding SDR family oxidoreductase, translating to MQALVTGGAGFIGSHLVERLLAEGHAVRVLDNLSTGRRSNLDALLGRVSLTVGDIRDAALVNALSTGCDWVFHQAAIVSVPRSVEDPLETHAVNLAGTLNVLQAARDQGVGRVVFACSAAVYGDDADGDDADGDAAPPPQHENLLPAPASPYGLEKLTGEHYCRLFHRLYGLETVALRYFNVFGPRQDPRSAYSGVISIFVAHALGGTAPTIYGDGEQTRDFVYVEDVVRANLLAATAPAAVGRSYNIGRGEATTLKQLVAVLGHLAASGLAPRHAAARSGDVRHSRADLARARSELGYQPTVEVREGLRRLLAYERALR from the coding sequence ATGCAGGCCCTGGTCACCGGCGGTGCCGGCTTCATCGGCTCGCACCTGGTCGAGCGCCTGCTCGCCGAGGGCCATGCCGTGCGCGTGCTCGATAACCTGAGCACGGGTAGGCGCAGCAACCTCGATGCACTGCTCGGGCGCGTCTCGCTGACGGTGGGCGACATCCGCGACGCCGCGCTGGTCAACGCGCTCAGCACCGGCTGCGACTGGGTCTTCCACCAGGCCGCGATCGTCTCCGTGCCGCGCTCCGTAGAGGATCCGCTGGAGACCCATGCCGTAAACCTGGCGGGGACGCTCAACGTGCTCCAGGCCGCCCGGGACCAAGGCGTAGGCCGCGTCGTCTTCGCCTGCTCCGCCGCAGTCTATGGCGATGACGCCGACGGCGACGACGCCGATGGCGATGCCGCGCCGCCGCCGCAGCACGAGAACCTGCTGCCGGCGCCCGCGTCTCCTTATGGGCTGGAAAAGCTGACCGGCGAGCACTACTGCCGCTTGTTCCACCGGCTCTATGGGCTCGAGACCGTGGCGCTGCGCTATTTTAATGTCTTCGGCCCGCGCCAGGACCCGCGTTCTGCCTACTCCGGCGTGATCAGCATCTTCGTCGCGCATGCCCTCGGCGGCACGGCTCCGACGATCTACGGTGATGGCGAGCAGACGCGTGACTTCGTCTACGTCGAGGATGTCGTGCGCGCCAACCTGCTCGCCGCCACGGCGCCCGCTGCAGTCGGGCGCAGCTACAACATCGGCCGCGGCGAGGCGACGACGCTCAAGCAACTCGTGGCGGTGCTGGGCCACCTCGCTGCGTCGGGCCTTGCGCCCCGGCACGCAGCCGCACGCAGCGGCGACGTGCGGCACTCGCGAGCGGACCTCGCGCGGGCGCGCAGTGAGCTTGGCTATCAACCAACGGTAGAGGTGCGCGAGGGTCTGCGACGCCTCTTGGCCTACGAGCGCGCGCTGCGCTAG
- a CDS encoding alanine:cation symporter family protein, translated as MSTAIDAINRLLWENVLVYGLLAVGIYFTLRLRALQVLHFGELFRVIRGSKQPDTAGISPFQALTVSLASRVGTGNLTGVAIALSLGGPGAIFWMWVVALMGMSTAYAESTLAQLYKVKDDAGQFRGGPAVYIARGLKAPWAAAVFSVCLIVSFGLVFNAVQANAIADAVHGAFGLPRPAVGIALAALAGAVIFGGLGQIARVAEVMVPFMAGAYLLAAIYVLITNFAAVPGILLTIVAKAFGLRQALGGVAGSVSAALLHGVKRGMFSNEAGMGSAPNIAACATPDPHHPSSQGFVQALGVFIDTPLVCSATAVMILLSGVLDPASGVTGTQLTQAALTVHLGAAGKYFLAVAVFFFAFTSIIGNYTYAENAVVFLGRGQTRGLIVLRVLALAMVLWGAQQSVTTVFAAADASMGLMATINLVAILLLSPTVVKLTRDYLGQRRAGHAPRFRAGDYPELGEGIDHAIWR; from the coding sequence ATGTCTACCGCCATCGATGCAATCAATCGCCTGCTGTGGGAGAACGTCCTCGTCTACGGACTGCTCGCTGTGGGGATTTACTTCACGCTGCGGCTGCGCGCGCTGCAGGTGCTGCACTTCGGTGAGCTCTTTCGCGTCATTCGCGGCTCGAAGCAGCCCGACACCGCGGGCATCTCGCCCTTTCAGGCGCTGACGGTAAGCCTCGCCTCCCGCGTCGGCACCGGCAACCTCACCGGGGTGGCGATCGCGCTCTCGCTCGGCGGCCCAGGGGCGATCTTCTGGATGTGGGTCGTCGCGCTGATGGGCATGTCCACGGCCTACGCCGAGAGCACTCTCGCTCAGCTCTACAAGGTCAAAGACGACGCGGGGCAGTTTCGCGGCGGTCCGGCCGTCTACATCGCGCGGGGCCTCAAGGCGCCCTGGGCCGCGGCCGTCTTCTCGGTCTGCTTGATCGTCTCGTTTGGCCTGGTCTTCAACGCCGTGCAGGCCAACGCCATCGCGGATGCCGTCCATGGCGCCTTCGGCCTGCCGAGGCCGGCGGTGGGGATCGCCCTGGCGGCGCTCGCCGGCGCGGTCATCTTCGGCGGCCTCGGGCAGATCGCGCGCGTCGCCGAGGTGATGGTGCCCTTCATGGCCGGGGCCTACCTGCTGGCCGCGATCTATGTGCTCATCACCAACTTCGCCGCTGTCCCGGGCATTCTCTTGACCATCGTCGCCAAGGCCTTCGGCCTGCGACAGGCGCTTGGCGGCGTGGCGGGCAGCGTCAGCGCCGCGCTCTTGCACGGCGTCAAGCGCGGCATGTTTTCGAACGAGGCCGGCATGGGCTCCGCCCCCAACATCGCCGCCTGCGCGACCCCCGACCCCCACCATCCCTCGTCGCAGGGCTTCGTCCAGGCGCTCGGCGTGTTCATCGACACGCCGCTCGTCTGCAGCGCCACGGCCGTGATGATCCTGCTCTCTGGCGTGCTCGATCCCGCGTCGGGCGTGACCGGCACCCAGCTGACCCAAGCGGCGTTGACCGTGCATCTCGGCGCGGCCGGGAAGTACTTCCTCGCCGTGGCGGTCTTCTTCTTCGCCTTCACCTCGATCATCGGCAACTACACCTACGCGGAGAACGCCGTGGTCTTCCTCGGCCGCGGTCAGACCCGCGGGCTGATCGTGCTCCGCGTGCTCGCGCTGGCGATGGTGCTCTGGGGCGCCCAGCAGAGCGTGACCACGGTCTTCGCCGCTGCCGATGCCTCGATGGGTTTGATGGCGACGATCAATCTGGTCGCGATACTGCTCCTCTCGCCGACGGTCGTGAAGTTGACCCGCGACTATCTCGGGCAGCGCCGCGCGGGCCACGCGCCCCGCTTCCGCGCCGGGGACTACCCGGAGCTCGGCGAGGGCATCGACCACGCGATTTGGCGCTGA
- a CDS encoding FAD-dependent monooxygenase, whose protein sequence is MGQRRNCPWWCAAALLLAALQTSRTAWGREAPLAHVIGGGPAGLASASALAEAGWRVHLYQHHPEAPPRQHLAVVGLNTARWLASQGCQALQPVSERGVFDLGALRLRRVALAQQAPPRDYPDCWIAGASTHLAPIAAIEAALRERAASRGVTLLSGKRVLDVRAEEGGSRLVLEGSPDALETPPAQLVVDASGRGSRLPWSGQVPPRDEASAAKTLSSWMSLARFDAQEGAPRIVGSDASQGQRYQRAHPGQADLLLFRVADPRVPNAVVVGGVQRYRDGRGQLSVEHPSRRERPTADQRDALLLAVMRELGLDGNALQLETAATFWAGLSRLSTYWNRNPFAPIVVVGDRAIEPHLRMGSGVSSAAAAAVLVAQLAAALNPQDRSSTPDAVRMAVAAFERKMALLADRLVETAAAYLPAHESWLNAFVPRSFAVQD, encoded by the coding sequence ATGGGGCAGAGGCGGAACTGTCCATGGTGGTGCGCGGCGGCCCTGCTGCTTGCCGCGCTGCAGACGAGCCGCACGGCCTGGGGCCGCGAGGCGCCCTTGGCACACGTCATCGGTGGCGGCCCGGCGGGCCTGGCGTCGGCGAGCGCGCTGGCAGAGGCGGGTTGGCGGGTCCACCTCTATCAGCATCATCCTGAGGCGCCGCCGCGGCAGCATCTCGCGGTGGTCGGCCTAAACACGGCGCGCTGGCTCGCATCCCAGGGCTGCCAGGCCTTGCAACCCGTCAGCGAGCGCGGCGTTTTCGACCTGGGTGCGCTTCGTCTTCGTCGCGTCGCGCTGGCGCAGCAAGCGCCGCCACGGGATTATCCGGATTGCTGGATCGCCGGGGCGAGCACGCATCTAGCGCCAATTGCGGCGATCGAAGCGGCTCTGCGCGAGCGAGCCGCGAGCCGCGGCGTGACGCTCCTCTCCGGCAAGCGCGTGCTCGACGTGCGCGCCGAAGAGGGCGGCAGCAGGTTGGTCCTCGAGGGTTCGCCCGACGCTCTTGAGACCCCGCCGGCGCAGCTCGTCGTCGATGCCAGCGGCCGCGGTAGCCGCTTGCCCTGGAGCGGGCAGGTGCCGCCGCGCGACGAGGCATCGGCGGCGAAGACGCTCTCCTCGTGGATGAGCCTGGCCCGCTTCGACGCGCAAGAGGGCGCGCCGCGTATCGTCGGCTCGGACGCGAGTCAGGGCCAACGATACCAGCGCGCACACCCTGGCCAGGCGGACCTGCTGCTCTTTCGTGTCGCTGATCCACGGGTCCCCAACGCCGTTGTGGTCGGCGGCGTGCAGCGCTATCGCGACGGCCGCGGGCAGCTCAGCGTGGAGCACCCTAGCCGGCGAGAGCGGCCCACAGCCGACCAGCGGGACGCGCTGCTCCTGGCCGTAATGCGCGAGCTGGGGCTCGACGGGAACGCCCTGCAGCTGGAGACGGCGGCCACCTTCTGGGCCGGGCTTTCGCGCCTCTCGACCTATTGGAACCGCAACCCCTTCGCGCCGATCGTGGTCGTTGGTGACCGCGCGATCGAGCCCCATCTGCGGATGGGATCCGGCGTGTCGTCGGCCGCCGCGGCGGCCGTACTCGTCGCCCAGTTGGCGGCGGCGCTGAATCCGCAGGACCGTAGCAGCACCCCTGACGCCGTCCGCATGGCTGTTGCCGCCTTCGAGCGGAAGATGGCACTCTTGGCCGACCGGCTGGTCGAGACGGCGGCCGCGTACCTCCCCGCCCATGAGAGCTGGCTCAATGCCTTTGTGCCCCGCAGCTTTGCCGTGCAGGATTGA
- the menC gene encoding o-succinylbenzoate synthase, which produces MKAKHGTLTRYELSLCQPLQTASGAIAQRSGLLLALDDRQGRRGYGDAAPLPGFSPDTLEEAEEALRAVLASAGPLRNSSFEGAAEIEALLLQLALPPSAAHALDQALLDLLAQEKGIPLCRLLADTCREHVPVHALVYSYEDASRAAADGFSCFKTKVGVRHLDEDDVRVRNIRRAIGKQGELRLDANGAWGDRTTALTAIERLARHGLQSVEQPVPADRIDLLVEVRAFSPVPIAADEAVRSAADLDSVIQRNAADAVVLKPMLCGGLQRTLALARRAVAAGLAVSVTGTFESSIGRVGALHVAAAVPGRLWSCGLASDNLLSDDLTPGPHASGGKLTVPVGPGLGVAIRAPGEAERQAIA; this is translated from the coding sequence GTGAAGGCCAAGCACGGAACGCTCACCCGCTATGAACTCAGCCTCTGCCAGCCGCTGCAGACGGCCAGCGGCGCGATCGCACAGCGCTCGGGACTGCTCCTCGCGCTGGATGACCGGCAGGGTCGCCGGGGTTATGGCGACGCGGCGCCGCTGCCCGGCTTCAGCCCCGATACCTTGGAGGAGGCGGAGGAGGCCCTGCGCGCGGTGCTCGCCAGCGCCGGCCCTCTGCGCAACAGCAGCTTCGAGGGTGCCGCCGAGATCGAGGCGCTGCTGCTGCAGCTCGCGCTGCCCCCGTCGGCGGCGCACGCGCTCGACCAGGCACTGCTCGACCTGCTGGCCCAAGAGAAGGGGATCCCGCTTTGCCGGCTGCTCGCCGACACCTGCCGCGAGCACGTGCCCGTCCATGCGCTGGTCTACAGCTACGAGGACGCCTCACGCGCCGCAGCCGACGGCTTCAGCTGCTTCAAGACCAAGGTCGGCGTGCGCCACCTCGACGAGGACGACGTGCGCGTGCGGAACATTCGCCGCGCGATCGGCAAGCAGGGCGAGCTGCGGCTCGACGCCAACGGCGCCTGGGGTGATCGGACGACGGCGCTGACGGCGATCGAGCGGCTGGCGCGCCATGGCTTGCAGAGCGTCGAGCAGCCGGTACCAGCCGACCGCATCGACCTCCTGGTGGAGGTGCGCGCCTTCAGCCCGGTCCCGATCGCCGCTGATGAGGCGGTGCGCTCGGCTGCGGATCTGGACAGCGTGATTCAACGCAACGCCGCAGACGCCGTCGTGCTCAAGCCGATGCTCTGCGGTGGCCTGCAGCGCACGTTGGCGCTGGCGCGCCGCGCGGTGGCCGCCGGCCTGGCGGTTTCGGTGACGGGGACCTTTGAGTCCTCGATCGGTCGCGTCGGGGCGTTGCATGTCGCCGCGGCCGTCCCCGGGCGGCTGTGGTCCTGCGGGCTGGCGTCCGACAACCTCCTCTCCGACGACCTGACGCCGGGCCCCCACGCCAGTGGCGGGAAATTGACGGTTCCTGTGGGCCCCGGGCTGGGCGTCGCCATCCGCGCGCCGGGAGAGGCCGAGAGGCAGGCCATTGCCTGA
- a CDS encoding polyprenyl synthetase family protein: MPDAASSAEQRAPLALPQPLLSTALARAEHPVLICGETIWTAARLQLTVARRAAWLAGQGIAVGDVVALLGAPSIDWVVSFHALGWLGAIAAPLPDGQPPAEQARLLRELEPLAVLADEAARPGLGHALRSLPLAGAEPAVAAASQLVAERFWPLDEVRVVIFTSGSSARPRRVALTTAQLLFNALGSAIRLGHDVHDRWLACLPLHHIGGLAILMRCAWFGSCVVLEPRFDAERVAQMLDTGTVTLASLVPTMLARVLDARAAVPFPSTLRAILVGGAAVSQPLLERCRALGAPLALTWGMSETASQVATRFAGDLATGHGAPPLAFARVGERDGRLTVRGPTVREAELLTDDLGYLDALGHIHVTGRADDVILSGGEKVVPAEVEALLLTHRAIAEVAVVARPDPRWGQRPVAFVVAREASVPAEELTRWCRERLAAFKVPAAFNWCAALPRTELGKIARATLRERASEQSAAAGEALGAGEQAPTAPDTLLRRLAASCEAPAIAQLGAQLDQLRDWLSHDLGDIEQQLKQLSAADRNVAQRAAAHLLAQPGKRIRPLCVLLAGRLGDQTPGGTLRRRLNELALTCELVHAATLLHDDVIDLGTERRGAPSSRMLFGNTASILAGDHLLNEALRKASGHGSHALLAELLDVIEQMIGAEAVQLEQQHRFDPRPELYLQIVEGKTAALFRWGLRAGATLAELSPEVVAAAGDFGRFLGVAFQLVDDLLDLEGDPQQVGKDVLADLREGKLTWPLLVAAQRDPGLAAELRRAATEPPADQAAHGAALLLRVASTGALAATRGAAVDYAQRATQALQRLPESEARRALAAVVEFCLARPS; encoded by the coding sequence TTGCCTGACGCCGCCTCCAGCGCCGAGCAGCGCGCACCACTGGCCCTTCCGCAGCCGCTCTTGAGCACGGCCCTCGCACGCGCCGAGCACCCTGTGCTGATCTGCGGCGAGACGATCTGGACGGCCGCGCGACTCCAACTCACCGTCGCGCGACGTGCGGCCTGGCTCGCCGGACAGGGCATCGCCGTCGGCGACGTGGTCGCCCTGCTCGGCGCGCCCTCGATCGACTGGGTCGTGTCGTTTCACGCGCTCGGCTGGCTCGGCGCGATCGCCGCCCCGCTCCCCGACGGACAACCGCCCGCCGAGCAGGCGCGCCTGCTGCGTGAGCTCGAGCCGCTGGCCGTGCTCGCCGACGAAGCCGCCCGCCCGGGGCTCGGACACGCGCTCCGGTCGTTGCCGCTGGCCGGCGCCGAACCAGCGGTCGCGGCCGCCAGCCAGCTCGTGGCCGAGCGCTTCTGGCCGCTGGACGAGGTGCGGGTGGTGATCTTCACCTCCGGCAGCAGCGCGAGGCCCCGCCGCGTCGCGCTGACCACGGCGCAGCTGCTCTTCAATGCCCTCGGCTCGGCGATTCGGCTGGGCCATGACGTCCACGACCGCTGGCTCGCTTGCCTGCCGCTGCACCACATCGGCGGGCTCGCGATTCTGATGCGCTGCGCCTGGTTCGGCAGCTGTGTCGTGCTCGAGCCGCGTTTCGACGCCGAGCGGGTCGCACAGATGCTCGACACCGGCACGGTCACGTTGGCCTCGCTCGTGCCCACGATGCTGGCGCGCGTGCTCGATGCGCGCGCGGCCGTGCCATTTCCCAGCACGTTGCGTGCGATTCTGGTCGGTGGCGCCGCCGTCTCCCAGCCGCTGCTCGAGCGCTGCCGCGCCCTGGGCGCGCCCCTGGCGCTGACCTGGGGCATGAGCGAGACGGCCTCGCAGGTGGCCACGCGCTTCGCCGGCGATCTCGCGACCGGCCACGGGGCACCGCCGCTGGCCTTCGCCCGGGTCGGTGAGCGCGACGGGCGCCTGACCGTGCGCGGGCCGACCGTGCGCGAGGCGGAGCTGCTCACCGACGATCTCGGCTACCTCGACGCGCTGGGGCACATCCACGTCACCGGCCGCGCCGACGACGTGATCCTCAGCGGCGGCGAGAAGGTCGTGCCCGCCGAGGTCGAGGCGCTCCTCCTGACCCACAGAGCGATCGCCGAGGTCGCCGTCGTGGCCCGTCCCGACCCGCGCTGGGGCCAGCGCCCGGTGGCCTTCGTCGTGGCGCGCGAGGCGAGCGTGCCCGCGGAGGAGCTGACGCGTTGGTGCCGAGAGCGGCTGGCGGCCTTCAAGGTGCCCGCGGCCTTCAACTGGTGCGCGGCGCTGCCGCGCACGGAGCTGGGAAAGATCGCGCGAGCGACGCTGCGCGAACGCGCCAGCGAGCAGAGCGCGGCGGCCGGCGAGGCCCTCGGCGCCGGCGAGCAGGCGCCGACTGCACCCGACACGCTCCTGCGCCGCCTCGCCGCGAGCTGCGAGGCCCCCGCGATCGCCCAGCTCGGCGCTCAACTCGATCAGCTACGTGACTGGCTGAGCCACGACCTCGGCGACATCGAGCAGCAGCTGAAGCAGCTCAGCGCCGCCGATCGCAACGTGGCGCAGCGGGCCGCCGCCCATCTGCTGGCCCAGCCAGGCAAGCGTATCCGCCCGCTCTGCGTGCTGCTCGCCGGCCGTCTGGGCGACCAGACCCCCGGCGGCACGCTGCGTCGACGCCTCAACGAGCTGGCGCTGACCTGCGAGCTGGTGCATGCGGCGACCCTGCTGCACGACGACGTGATCGACCTCGGCACGGAACGGCGCGGCGCCCCGTCGTCGAGGATGCTCTTCGGCAACACCGCGAGCATCCTCGCCGGCGACCACCTGCTCAACGAGGCGCTGCGCAAGGCCAGCGGCCACGGCAGCCACGCGCTGCTCGCCGAGCTGCTCGACGTGATCGAGCAGATGATCGGCGCCGAGGCGGTGCAGCTCGAGCAGCAGCATCGCTTCGATCCGCGGCCCGAGCTCTACCTGCAGATCGTCGAGGGCAAGACCGCGGCGCTCTTTCGTTGGGGCTTGCGCGCCGGTGCGACGCTGGCGGAGCTCTCGCCCGAGGTGGTCGCGGCAGCGGGGGATTTTGGCCGTTTTCTCGGCGTGGCGTTTCAGCTCGTCGACGACCTCCTCGATCTGGAAGGCGACCCGCAGCAGGTGGGGAAGGACGTGCTCGCCGATCTGCGCGAGGGCAAGCTGACCTGGCCACTGCTGGTGGCGGCGCAGCGCGATCCCGGCCTGGCGGCCGAGCTGCGGCGCGCCGCGACTGAGCCGCCCGCCGATCAGGCGGCCCACGGCGCGGCCCTCTTGTTGCGGGTCGCGTCGACCGGAGCGCTCGCCGCCACGCGGGGCGCCGCAGTCGACTACGCCCAGCGCGCGACGCAGGCCTTGCAGCGCCTCCCCGAGAGCGAAGCCCGGCGCGCCTTGGCCGCGGTCGTCGAGTTCTGCCTCGCTCGGCCGAGCTAG
- a CDS encoding PaaI family thioesterase: MSPSALQPDRCEVAWLDQLEPGCLRLLRPPGALAGATFFVETPDDRVTVRYALRSADRAVLGRVWLGPASQGPPGHAHGGAVAALLDEAMGAVAYLRRGCAVLTARLEVDFLRPLPVRRGALLEATVVEEDGRKLITRARLLNEAHHEVARAQGLYLEPRTPIAWRPFALEASA; this comes from the coding sequence ATGAGCCCATCCGCGCTGCAGCCCGATCGATGCGAAGTGGCCTGGCTCGATCAGCTCGAGCCGGGCTGCCTGCGGCTGCTGCGGCCACCCGGCGCGCTCGCTGGGGCGACCTTCTTCGTCGAGACCCCCGATGATCGCGTCACGGTGCGCTACGCGCTCCGCTCGGCGGATCGCGCGGTGCTCGGCCGCGTCTGGCTCGGGCCCGCGAGCCAGGGTCCGCCGGGTCACGCCCATGGCGGCGCGGTCGCAGCCCTGCTCGACGAGGCGATGGGCGCGGTGGCTTACTTGCGGCGCGGCTGCGCGGTGTTGACCGCGCGGCTCGAGGTCGACTTCCTGCGACCGCTGCCGGTGCGCCGCGGGGCGCTGCTCGAGGCCACGGTCGTCGAGGAGGATGGGCGCAAGCTGATCACGCGGGCGCGGCTGCTCAACGAGGCGCATCACGAGGTGGCGCGGGCGCAGGGCCTCTACCTCGAGCCGCGTACGCCGATCGCCTGGCGGCCCTTCGCGCTCGAGGCTAGCGCCTGA
- a CDS encoding DTW domain-containing protein, with the protein MDPAESCSSCLKPAWLCVCAAITPVRARTRVLILQHPQEPDKALGSARLAHLGLPGSTLRVGLSWPNLAAALGEPGQAQDNKQWLVLHLGSARPAPNAGPLQLVDRKGAPLPTDARAAPPKGLLVLDGSWSQAKTMWWRNAWLLKLQRGVLRPPRPSLYREARKEPRREGLSTLEAIGLTLAELEHDPALLEALLGPFRELLRRYRQGRAEAAPTLCA; encoded by the coding sequence ATGGATCCCGCCGAAAGTTGCTCCTCCTGCCTCAAGCCCGCGTGGCTCTGCGTCTGTGCGGCGATCACGCCGGTGAGGGCGCGCACGCGGGTGTTGATCCTTCAGCATCCGCAGGAGCCCGACAAGGCGCTGGGTAGCGCGCGCCTGGCGCATCTCGGCTTGCCCGGCTCGACCCTGCGCGTCGGCCTTTCTTGGCCCAACCTCGCGGCGGCGCTCGGCGAGCCCGGGCAGGCCCAGGACAACAAGCAATGGCTGGTGCTGCACCTCGGCAGCGCGCGGCCCGCGCCGAACGCGGGGCCGCTGCAGCTCGTCGATAGGAAGGGTGCGCCCCTGCCAACCGACGCGCGCGCCGCGCCCCCCAAGGGGTTGCTGGTGCTCGACGGTAGCTGGAGCCAGGCCAAGACGATGTGGTGGCGCAACGCCTGGCTGCTCAAGCTCCAGCGCGGCGTGCTGCGGCCGCCTCGGCCCTCGCTCTACCGCGAGGCGCGCAAGGAGCCGCGTCGTGAGGGGCTCTCGACGCTGGAGGCGATCGGCCTGACGCTCGCGGAGCTCGAGCACGATCCGGCGCTGCTCGAGGCCCTGCTCGGCCCCTTCCGCGAGCTGCTGCGTCGCTACCGCCAGGGTCGCGCCGAGGCCGCGCCGACCCTCTGCGCGTAG